In Carboxydothermus pertinax, one genomic interval encodes:
- a CDS encoding ABC transporter ATP-binding protein produces MLEVEIEKNLSSTGFSLQLSLHLGNEFLTILGPSGAGKSLTLRLLAGILAPDQGKIVLNHRILYDSKNNINIPPQLRRIGLVLQNYALFPHMSVEENIAYGISKWERKKRKARVQELLQKMRLSGLEKRNPAQLSGGQQQRVALARALAPQPDLLLLDEPFSALDNLIKEQLVVELAELSREWKIPIIMVTHDLAEAFTLSAKIAIMEGGKLCQIGSREEIIRRPCCRTVASFTGCRNIFQGEIVKKEETFIQVRSEKFLLNALPVPLPIGARVAFAIRPEDIIIIPNNEEKDENYRKKEVNTKPLENIFLAKLLEVRPGVSTNTLLVSLIETKNHDNYDLEIIIPRNFLDIYDLKVGKNLWISIPAKNIWVWPE; encoded by the coding sequence TTGCTAGAAGTTGAAATAGAAAAAAATCTAAGTTCAACGGGTTTTTCCCTTCAGCTTTCTTTGCATCTTGGCAATGAATTTTTAACTATCCTAGGCCCTTCGGGTGCTGGCAAAAGCCTAACCTTGAGGCTCCTCGCGGGTATTTTAGCCCCTGATCAGGGAAAGATAGTGCTTAATCATCGGATTCTTTATGATAGTAAAAACAACATAAACATACCACCTCAACTAAGGCGTATTGGCCTGGTCCTCCAAAATTATGCTCTTTTTCCCCATATGTCAGTAGAAGAAAACATTGCGTATGGGATCAGTAAATGGGAAAGAAAAAAAAGAAAGGCGAGGGTGCAGGAACTTCTTCAGAAAATGCGGCTTTCGGGTTTAGAAAAACGCAATCCAGCCCAGCTTTCCGGGGGCCAGCAACAGCGAGTAGCTTTAGCTCGGGCTTTGGCCCCCCAGCCCGACCTCTTACTTTTGGATGAACCTTTTTCGGCCTTGGATAACTTGATCAAAGAACAATTGGTGGTGGAATTAGCTGAACTAAGCCGGGAATGGAAGATTCCAATAATTATGGTAACCCATGATTTGGCAGAGGCTTTTACTTTAAGTGCAAAAATTGCCATCATGGAGGGGGGAAAGCTTTGCCAAATAGGAAGCCGGGAAGAGATTATAAGGAGACCTTGTTGCCGAACTGTTGCTAGTTTTACCGGTTGTCGCAATATTTTTCAAGGGGAAATCGTAAAAAAGGAAGAAACGTTCATCCAAGTTCGCAGTGAAAAATTTTTGTTAAATGCTTTACCGGTACCTTTACCTATTGGAGCAAGGGTTGCTTTTGCGATTCGTCCGGAAGATATCATTATAATTCCAAATAATGAAGAAAAAGACGAAAATTATCGTAAAAAAGAAGTAAATACAAAGCCTTTGGAAAATATTTTTTTAGCCAAGCTGTTAGAAGTACGACCTGGTGTTAGCACTAATACTCTTCTTGTCAGCCTTATAGAAACAAAGAATCATGATAATTATGACTTGGAAATAATTATTCCGCGAAATTTTTTGGATATTTATGATTTAAAGGTGGGGAAAAATCTTTGGATAAGTATACCAGCAAAAAATATTTGGGTTTGGCCAGAATAA
- the modB gene encoding molybdate ABC transporter permease subunit, with protein MKGINFFPLYLSFKVSFLATFLALLIGLPLAWLLAKKNWRGKELLDAAFTLPMVLPPTVLGYYLLLVVGRQSAVGHFLETRLGISLVFTWEGAVLAATIISLPLIIKSARAAFERVDPNLEDVARSLGKGEITIFFTISLPLAWRGIVAGTILAWARALGDFGATLMVAGNIPGKTQTMSIAIYDAVVAGNFSLANTLVAIITVIALLTLWSLNRLNRKIYQFPLVK; from the coding sequence GTGAAAGGGATTAATTTTTTTCCTTTGTACCTTTCTTTTAAAGTTTCTTTTTTAGCAACTTTTTTGGCTTTACTTATTGGTTTACCTTTAGCTTGGCTTTTAGCCAAAAAAAACTGGCGGGGAAAAGAGCTTTTGGATGCTGCTTTTACTTTACCAATGGTGTTACCGCCTACGGTGTTAGGCTATTATCTTTTACTTGTTGTTGGACGGCAGAGTGCAGTAGGTCATTTTCTGGAAACACGGCTGGGTATCTCGTTGGTTTTTACCTGGGAGGGAGCTGTTTTAGCGGCAACAATTATTTCTTTACCATTAATTATTAAATCAGCTCGGGCAGCGTTTGAAAGGGTGGATCCAAATTTGGAGGATGTGGCCCGGAGTTTGGGTAAAGGGGAAATTACCATATTTTTCACCATAAGTTTGCCCTTAGCTTGGCGAGGGATTGTGGCGGGTACTATCTTAGCTTGGGCTAGAGCCTTAGGGGATTTTGGGGCAACTTTAATGGTTGCCGGGAATATACCTGGGAAAACGCAGACGATGTCTATTGCTATTTATGATGCAGTGGTAGCGGGAAATTTTTCTTTAGCAAATACTTTAGTGGCTATTATTACGGTAATTGCTTTGCTTACCCTTTGGAGTCTAAATCGCCTAAATAGGAAAATTTACCAGTTTCCGTTGGTAAAATAG
- a CDS encoding aldehyde ferredoxin oxidoreductase family protein yields the protein MAGYCGKVLRVNLSTGEIKKEPLDLAVAKKFLGGRGLGSYFLFQEIDPGVDPLSEENKIIFATGPLTGSSAPTSGRYMVITKSPLTGTIASSNSGGFWGAELKFAGYDLIIVEGKAVKPSYLYIKDDTVEIRDAQNYWGKLVSDTTVLLQEEVGDPKARVLTIGPAGEKLSPIASVMNEKYRAAGRSGVGAVMGSKNLKAIVVRGSGKVVPAEPEKTKELLSSLIKKIREDGVSGQGLPNYGTAVLVNIINENGVMPTNNFQKSYFPNADEISGETLSEKYLVKKDPCYRCPIACGRYCKVDGEEGGGPEYETIWAFGADCGVDDLEAIIKANNFCNEYGLDTISAGATIACAMELYEKGYIKREELDGPELKFGSVEAVLEWTRKMGAGEGFGAKLALGSYRLAESYGVPELSMSVKKQELPAYDPRGIQGHGLQYATSNRGGCHVRGYLISPEILGSPEKIDRFALEGKAEWVKLFQDLTAVIDSLGLCLFTSFALSADDYRDLFNYIVGENYTTEEILTAGERIWNLERVFNLKAGIDPKEDTLPKRLLEEPIPHGPSKGHKHRLVELLPDYYKVRGWDEKGIPTAEKLKALGL from the coding sequence ATGGCCGGTTATTGCGGAAAAGTATTGAGAGTTAACCTTTCCACCGGTGAAATTAAGAAAGAGCCCCTGGATTTGGCTGTAGCCAAAAAGTTTTTAGGTGGTCGGGGACTTGGCAGTTATTTTTTATTCCAGGAAATTGATCCCGGGGTTGATCCGCTTTCGGAGGAAAATAAAATTATTTTTGCAACCGGGCCTCTTACAGGGTCTTCTGCTCCGACTTCGGGACGGTACATGGTAATTACCAAATCGCCTCTTACTGGAACGATTGCTAGTTCAAACTCTGGTGGTTTTTGGGGAGCGGAATTAAAGTTTGCTGGCTATGATTTAATTATCGTTGAAGGAAAAGCCGTTAAACCAAGCTACCTATACATTAAAGACGATACTGTTGAAATTAGAGATGCTCAGAATTACTGGGGTAAGCTTGTATCTGATACTACGGTACTTCTTCAAGAAGAGGTTGGCGATCCCAAGGCACGGGTACTGACTATCGGTCCTGCTGGCGAAAAGCTTTCACCCATAGCTTCGGTGATGAACGAAAAATACCGGGCTGCTGGCCGTTCTGGTGTAGGTGCTGTCATGGGCAGTAAAAACTTAAAAGCAATCGTTGTAAGAGGATCCGGAAAAGTTGTGCCTGCAGAGCCAGAAAAAACTAAAGAACTTTTATCGTCTTTAATTAAGAAAATTCGGGAAGATGGGGTTAGTGGCCAGGGCTTGCCTAATTATGGTACGGCGGTTCTGGTAAATATTATTAATGAAAATGGTGTTATGCCAACTAACAACTTCCAGAAATCTTATTTCCCAAATGCTGATGAGATTTCGGGAGAAACATTATCCGAAAAATACTTGGTAAAGAAGGATCCTTGTTATCGCTGCCCTATTGCGTGCGGCCGCTACTGTAAAGTTGATGGTGAGGAAGGCGGCGGTCCGGAGTACGAAACTATCTGGGCCTTTGGTGCGGATTGCGGAGTTGATGACCTTGAGGCTATTATTAAAGCCAATAACTTTTGCAACGAATATGGATTAGATACTATTTCTGCGGGTGCTACTATTGCCTGTGCAATGGAGCTTTACGAAAAAGGTTATATTAAACGAGAAGAACTAGATGGTCCGGAATTAAAATTTGGCTCGGTGGAAGCCGTTCTTGAGTGGACCCGTAAGATGGGTGCTGGCGAAGGTTTTGGCGCAAAACTGGCCCTTGGCTCTTACCGCTTAGCTGAGTCTTATGGAGTTCCGGAACTTTCAATGTCTGTAAAAAAACAGGAACTTCCGGCTTATGACCCCCGCGGTATTCAAGGGCATGGCTTACAGTATGCCACTTCCAACCGTGGCGGCTGTCACGTCCGAGGTTACCTGATTTCACCAGAAATTCTTGGGTCTCCGGAAAAAATTGACCGCTTTGCCTTAGAGGGCAAAGCTGAGTGGGTTAAGCTCTTCCAGGACTTAACCGCAGTTATTGACTCTCTGGGACTTTGCCTCTTTACCTCTTTTGCTTTAAGTGCCGATGACTATCGGGACCTCTTTAACTACATTGTTGGTGAAAATTACACTACTGAAGAAATACTAACAGCCGGGGAACGGATCTGGAATTTAGAGCGGGTTTTTAACTTAAAAGCAGGTATAGATCCAAAAGAAGATACCCTACCCAAGCGGCTTTTAGAGGAGCCTATCCCTCATGGACCTTCTAAGGGGCATAAGCACCGTCTGGTAGAACTTCTGCCGGACTACTATAAAGTTCGGGGGTGGGATGAGAAAGGGATTCCTACCGCTGAAAAGCTTAAAGCTTTAGGGTTATAA
- a CDS encoding YqeG family HAD IIIA-type phosphatase, with amino-acid sequence MLKYLWPDLYLEKVTVLDEGILKKYSLKGLILDLDNTISPWGERTIPQDVVKWVKRMQKLGIRFCLVSNNSNGRVQEIADFLGIPYVARAIKPRRRAFLRAVHLMGLKPLEVAVIGDQLLTDIMGAKRAGLMAILVNPMASREFIGTKINRFIEGHLLKRLFRKGLKIYVPQGGFNGNADKR; translated from the coding sequence ATGTTAAAATATTTGTGGCCTGATTTATACCTGGAAAAGGTTACTGTTTTGGACGAAGGGATACTAAAAAAATATAGTTTAAAAGGACTAATTCTTGACCTTGATAACACCATTTCTCCCTGGGGGGAGAGAACTATTCCTCAGGATGTGGTAAAATGGGTGAAAAGGATGCAAAAGTTGGGGATAAGGTTTTGTCTGGTTTCCAATAACAGTAACGGGCGGGTGCAAGAAATAGCTGACTTTTTAGGTATACCATATGTAGCCCGGGCAATTAAACCAAGGCGGCGGGCGTTTTTGCGGGCAGTCCATCTGATGGGCCTTAAACCATTAGAGGTGGCGGTAATAGGAGATCAGCTTTTAACGGACATAATGGGGGCGAAGCGAGCGGGGTTAATGGCAATATTAGTTAATCCAATGGCTTCCCGGGAGTTTATTGGAACGAAAATCAATCGGTTTATCGAAGGACATCTTTTAAAGCGGCTTTTTCGGAAGGGATTAAAAATTTACGTGCCTCAGGGGGGATTTAATGGAAATGCGGATAAACGGTGA
- the aroC gene encoding chorismate synthase: MFRYLTAGESHGEGLYAILEGVPAGLKIDLDYINYELSRRQLGYGRGERMKIEKDEAIILTGVRGGITTGAPITISVKNRDYENWERFMRTTGDIESGREVTVPRPGHADLVGGIKYGHKDLRNVLERASARETAVRVAAGAVAKLFLAEFGIRIYSHVLRVGSVEVEYPGGLPEEELKKADERPLRCLDPQVESRMIKWVDRARENGDTLGGIFEVVVFGLPPGLGRYVHWDRKLDGCLAGALMAIPSAKGVEIGDGIALANIPGRMAVDEIYYENGRFYRKTNRAGGLEGGVTNGMPLVVKVSLKPIPTQVKPLKSVDIITKEPKPAQVERSDITAVPAAGVVGEAITALVLMESFLEKFGGDHMREIKVNFENYIQTIIAY, encoded by the coding sequence ATGTTTCGTTATTTAACAGCTGGGGAATCCCACGGGGAAGGATTATATGCAATTTTGGAAGGAGTGCCGGCAGGGCTTAAAATTGACCTTGATTACATAAACTATGAACTTTCCCGCCGTCAGCTGGGTTACGGTCGGGGTGAGCGAATGAAGATAGAAAAGGACGAAGCAATAATTTTAACTGGTGTCAGGGGAGGCATTACCACTGGTGCACCAATTACTATATCGGTAAAAAACAGGGATTATGAAAACTGGGAAAGATTTATGCGGACAACCGGTGATATTGAATCTGGCCGGGAAGTAACTGTCCCCAGACCAGGCCATGCAGACCTGGTTGGGGGTATAAAGTATGGCCACAAAGATTTAAGAAATGTTTTGGAGAGGGCATCAGCCAGGGAGACCGCGGTTCGGGTTGCTGCTGGAGCTGTTGCGAAACTTTTTTTAGCAGAGTTCGGAATTAGGATTTATAGCCATGTCTTAAGAGTTGGTTCGGTTGAAGTAGAGTATCCGGGCGGACTTCCGGAAGAAGAGCTAAAAAAAGCGGATGAACGGCCGCTTCGCTGTCTTGACCCCCAGGTTGAAAGCAGGATGATAAAATGGGTTGACCGGGCTCGCGAGAACGGTGATACTTTAGGGGGAATTTTTGAAGTGGTGGTGTTTGGGCTTCCTCCAGGCCTTGGCCGCTATGTCCACTGGGATAGAAAATTAGATGGATGCCTGGCCGGGGCTTTAATGGCCATTCCTTCGGCCAAAGGAGTGGAGATCGGTGATGGCATTGCTCTTGCCAACATTCCGGGACGGATGGCGGTAGATGAAATTTATTATGAAAACGGTCGCTTTTACCGGAAAACCAATAGAGCTGGAGGGTTAGAAGGGGGCGTAACCAACGGTATGCCCTTGGTAGTAAAAGTCTCCCTAAAACCAATCCCTACTCAGGTAAAGCCTTTAAAATCGGTAGATATCATCACCAAAGAACCAAAGCCAGCTCAAGTAGAACGATCAGACATAACTGCCGTTCCGGCGGCAGGTGTGGTCGGGGAAGCAATTACTGCCCTGG
- a CDS encoding molybdopterin-binding protein translates to MMKKVPVQDAVGMVLCHDITKIVPGEFKGPAFKKGHIIREEDIPELLKLGKDHIYVWEVVDGILHENDAAQRIARAVGGERFILSEPKEGKVNLLVKERGLFKVDTEALFEINMLGELMVSTLHSNRVVEPGQYVAGTRIIPLVIEEEKIKKVEEICRGKKVLDVKPLSRPKVGVVNTGNEVFYGRIEDKFTPVLAEKLKKFNLNIDMHLRAPDDVDQIAEAILKLKEAGMELILATGGMSVDPDDLTPGGIKKAGGEVIVYGSPVLPGSMFLYALLGGIPVLGLPGCVMYSKTTIFDLVLPRLLAGEVLTRKDIAALGHGGLCLECPVCTFPHCPFGK, encoded by the coding sequence ATGATGAAAAAAGTTCCAGTGCAGGATGCAGTAGGGATGGTGTTATGCCATGATATTACGAAAATCGTTCCGGGAGAATTTAAAGGCCCGGCCTTTAAAAAAGGCCATATTATCCGGGAAGAGGATATTCCAGAGCTTTTGAAGCTTGGAAAAGACCACATCTATGTCTGGGAAGTAGTTGACGGTATATTACATGAAAACGATGCAGCGCAAAGGATTGCCCGAGCGGTGGGCGGTGAACGCTTTATTTTAAGTGAACCTAAAGAGGGTAAAGTTAATCTTTTAGTAAAGGAACGAGGTTTATTTAAGGTAGATACCGAAGCTTTATTCGAAATAAATATGTTGGGAGAACTAATGGTATCTACTCTTCATTCCAATCGGGTGGTTGAACCCGGTCAGTATGTAGCTGGTACAAGAATTATACCTTTAGTAATAGAAGAAGAAAAAATCAAGAAAGTGGAAGAGATCTGCCGGGGGAAAAAGGTGCTAGATGTAAAACCGCTGTCCCGCCCCAAGGTCGGGGTCGTTAATACCGGTAATGAAGTGTTTTACGGTAGGATTGAAGACAAATTTACTCCGGTGTTAGCGGAAAAGTTAAAAAAGTTTAACCTTAACATAGACATGCACCTTAGAGCTCCCGATGATGTGGACCAAATTGCTGAGGCCATTTTAAAACTAAAAGAGGCCGGCATGGAGTTAATTTTAGCGACCGGTGGAATGTCGGTGGACCCCGATGATTTAACTCCGGGAGGTATTAAAAAAGCTGGCGGCGAAGTTATTGTTTACGGCTCGCCGGTGCTACCGGGATCGATGTTTCTCTATGCCCTTTTAGGCGGGATTCCGGTTTTAGGACTTCCGGGTTGCGTTATGTACAGTAAAACCACCATTTTTGATCTGGTGTTACCCCGGTTGCTAGCCGGAGAAGTATTAACCCGAAAAGATATTGCAGCTTTAGGGCATGGCGGACTTTGCCTGGAATGCCCGGTTTGCACTTTCCCCCATTGCCCCTTTGGGAAATAA
- a CDS encoding DapH/DapD/GlmU-related protein codes for MLYSNPFGDYPVIGKNTYVHPSAQIIGRVEIGENCFIGPNAVIRADEPDKGKVSPIIIGNNVNVQDGVIIHALAGTEVRIGNNVSLAHGAIVHGPVTIKENCFIGFGALVFKAVLNEWVFVGHRALIQEMEIERERFIPEGVIVTTEVSLPTLSFAQKKFMEDVCKVNLILAKQYLNRNKE; via the coding sequence ATGTTGTATTCTAATCCTTTTGGGGACTATCCTGTGATAGGCAAAAATACTTATGTTCACCCGTCTGCCCAAATAATTGGCCGGGTGGAGATTGGGGAAAACTGCTTTATTGGGCCCAATGCGGTTATTAGGGCAGATGAGCCGGATAAGGGAAAGGTAAGTCCAATAATAATTGGTAACAATGTAAATGTCCAGGACGGAGTAATAATTCATGCTTTAGCGGGTACTGAAGTGAGAATTGGTAACAATGTCTCCTTGGCCCATGGGGCGATCGTCCACGGCCCGGTAACCATCAAAGAAAACTGTTTTATTGGATTTGGAGCATTAGTATTTAAAGCGGTATTAAATGAATGGGTATTTGTAGGGCATAGGGCCTTGATTCAGGAAATGGAAATCGAAAGGGAAAGATTTATTCCCGAAGGAGTGATTGTAACTACTGAGGTTTCACTTCCCACTCTTTCTTTTGCCCAAAAAAAATTTATGGAAGATGTTTGCAAGGTAAACTTAATTTTAGCCAAACAATATTTAAATAGAAACAAGGAGTAA
- a CDS encoding winged helix-turn-helix domain-containing protein, which yields MRLRSKLWIVTDEGEKLFGDGPYRLLLGVQKTGSLKRAADEQKMAYSKAYMLLKSIEKRLGVKIINFYKGGKNGGGAVVTAEGQKLLKKYEQFSTEARNYLNELFKKYFEGGK from the coding sequence TTGCGGTTAAGAAGTAAATTATGGATTGTAACCGACGAGGGAGAAAAATTGTTTGGCGATGGACCTTACCGGTTGCTTTTGGGAGTGCAGAAAACCGGTTCTTTAAAACGGGCCGCCGACGAACAAAAGATGGCTTACAGTAAAGCGTATATGTTGTTAAAATCTATTGAGAAACGCCTTGGAGTAAAAATTATTAATTTTTACAAGGGAGGGAAAAATGGCGGAGGAGCAGTAGTAACTGCCGAGGGGCAAAAATTATTAAAAAAGTATGAACAATTTAGTACCGAAGCTCGCAATTATTTAAATGAATTATTTAAGAAATATTTTGAAGGGGGAAAATAA
- the modA gene encoding molybdate ABC transporter substrate-binding protein: MTGRKQLIVGFFLSFLALGSVFLTAGCTESSGKKPQEVEILVGAAADLQGAFKEIGQRFTQKTGIKVNYSFGSSGILTEQIENGAPIDVFASADQSYVKRLEKKNLVFSDSLKVYARGKIVLAQAKNHTLRLNTLNDLLNPRIKKIAIANPKHAPYGKAAQEALQNAGLWRRLKDKIVYGNNIRDTQTLVETGNTDAGILALSLVKDTKLNYLLVAQNLYKPLDQTIAVVKGSKYEKAARKFVEFVSGNEGQKILKKYGFEIPK; the protein is encoded by the coding sequence ATGACTGGACGAAAACAACTTATAGTAGGCTTTTTTTTATCATTTTTGGCGCTAGGGTCAGTTTTTTTAACAGCTGGTTGTACTGAAAGTTCAGGTAAAAAGCCCCAAGAGGTTGAAATCTTAGTGGGAGCAGCTGCGGACTTGCAAGGAGCTTTTAAAGAAATTGGTCAGCGGTTTACCCAAAAGACAGGGATTAAAGTTAACTACTCTTTTGGCTCCTCGGGAATCTTGACTGAGCAAATTGAAAATGGTGCGCCTATAGATGTTTTTGCTTCGGCCGATCAATCTTACGTCAAGCGATTGGAGAAAAAAAATCTTGTTTTTTCTGATTCGCTAAAGGTTTACGCCAGAGGAAAAATTGTTTTAGCTCAAGCTAAAAACCATACCCTTAGACTTAATACGTTAAATGACTTGTTAAATCCTAGGATTAAAAAAATCGCAATAGCTAATCCGAAACATGCACCTTACGGCAAAGCTGCGCAGGAAGCTCTCCAAAATGCAGGCTTATGGAGGCGTCTAAAGGATAAAATTGTCTATGGCAACAACATCCGGGATACACAAACCCTGGTGGAAACCGGAAATACTGATGCTGGTATTTTGGCCTTATCTCTGGTTAAAGATACAAAATTAAATTATCTTCTGGTTGCTCAAAATCTTTATAAACCTTTAGACCAAACAATTGCTGTTGTAAAAGGAAGTAAATACGAGAAAGCTGCCCGGAAGTTTGTAGAGTTTGTCTCTGGGAATGAAGGCCAAAAAATCCTCAAAAAGTATGGCTTTGAAATACCTAAATAA
- the aroE gene encoding shikimate dehydrogenase, with amino-acid sequence MEMRINGETKLTGIIGYPLKHTLSPQMHNEAFKTLNLNYLYLPLEVEEDKLKDALYGIKAFNFRGINVTIPYKEKVLPFLDEVALEAKIIGAVNTIVNDRGKLVGYNTDAPGFLLSLKEFGVEVKGKRVLLLGAGGAARAVAYALLTAGAELVIANRTIKKAQKLLEEFRAVGKVSNILELGEGLLSLKPYHMAVNTLPLGMPPYENQMPPVDFTGITSDFVAYDLIYNPAETKFLKASKEKGARIINGFSMLLWQGVLAFEKWTGVSPPVDVMKKALGISC; translated from the coding sequence ATGGAAATGCGGATAAACGGTGAAACCAAGCTCACGGGTATAATTGGCTATCCGTTAAAGCATACCCTTTCCCCCCAAATGCATAATGAAGCTTTTAAAACATTAAATCTAAATTATCTGTACCTGCCCCTGGAAGTTGAGGAGGATAAGCTTAAAGATGCCCTCTACGGCATAAAAGCTTTTAACTTTCGCGGTATAAATGTAACCATACCCTATAAAGAAAAAGTATTACCGTTTTTAGATGAAGTAGCGCTTGAGGCCAAAATTATTGGGGCGGTAAATACCATTGTTAATGACCGGGGTAAGCTTGTTGGTTACAATACCGATGCCCCCGGCTTTTTATTAAGTCTAAAAGAATTTGGAGTGGAGGTAAAGGGTAAAAGGGTTTTACTATTAGGTGCAGGTGGTGCGGCCAGGGCCGTAGCGTATGCTCTCTTAACAGCCGGAGCTGAGCTAGTCATTGCTAACCGTACTATCAAAAAGGCCCAAAAGCTTTTGGAAGAGTTTCGCGCTGTCGGAAAAGTATCTAATATCCTTGAACTTGGGGAAGGACTTCTTTCTCTTAAACCTTATCATATGGCGGTTAATACTTTACCCTTAGGAATGCCTCCTTACGAAAACCAAATGCCGCCTGTGGATTTTACCGGCATTACTTCGGATTTTGTGGCTTATGATCTTATTTATAACCCTGCCGAAACTAAATTCTTAAAAGCTTCTAAAGAAAAAGGTGCCAGGATAATAAACGGCTTTTCTATGCTGCTCTGGCAGGGGGTTTTGGCTTTTGAAAAATGGACCGGGGTTAGCCCGCCGGTTGACGTAATGAAAAAAGCGTTAGGGATTTCTTGTTAA
- the sigK gene encoding RNA polymerase sporulation sigma factor SigK produces the protein MGVFGALITLVVEGLLFLLGYLAGSAFPQPLSEEEEAYYIERLLQGDREARDVLAERNLRLVAHIVKKFEGTGEATEDLISIGTIGLIKAIDTFRPDKGTKLATYAAKCVENEILMHLRATKKNRGEVSLYDPIGFDKEGNEITLLDILGTRGDIVLEQVMQMLDAETIEKNLQKLTPRERKVIEDRFGLSQNPKKTQREIAKKMGISRSYVSRIEKKAILKLLNCFPENNLKH, from the coding sequence ATGGGTGTTTTTGGCGCACTTATCACCCTGGTAGTGGAAGGCCTTTTATTTTTACTTGGGTATTTGGCGGGCAGTGCTTTTCCCCAGCCGTTATCGGAAGAAGAGGAGGCGTACTATATTGAAAGGCTTTTGCAGGGTGACCGGGAGGCCCGGGATGTACTGGCGGAGCGAAATTTACGACTGGTAGCCCATATTGTAAAAAAATTTGAAGGTACCGGGGAAGCAACGGAAGATTTAATTTCCATTGGTACCATTGGGCTCATTAAAGCTATCGATACCTTTCGTCCCGATAAAGGGACCAAACTGGCCACTTATGCGGCAAAATGCGTGGAAAATGAAATCTTGATGCATCTTCGCGCCACCAAGAAAAACCGGGGTGAGGTTTCCCTTTATGACCCGATTGGTTTTGATAAAGAAGGGAATGAAATTACTCTTTTAGATATTCTTGGCACCCGGGGGGATATTGTTTTAGAACAGGTGATGCAAATGCTTGATGCCGAAACTATTGAAAAAAATCTCCAAAAACTTACGCCCCGGGAGCGGAAAGTGATTGAAGACCGGTTTGGGCTTTCCCAAAATCCGAAAAAAACCCAGCGGGAAATTGCCAAAAAAATGGGGATTTCCCGGTCTTATGTTTCAAGGATTGAAAAGAAAGCAATTTTAAAACTCTTAAATTGTTTCCCGGAAAACAATTTAAAGCATTAA